The Planctellipticum variicoloris DNA window CATCGAAGAGATGGACAAGGAATTCTCGATTTACGAGGTTCCGGTCGGACTGGTGGAACATGGGCTCGATCAGCTCATCGTCGACCGGCTCGGGCTGCAGACGCGTCCGGGGAACATGGATGACTGGGAAGACCTGGTGCATCGGATCAAGAATCCGCAGCACGAAGTCACCGTCGCGGTCGTCGGCAAGTACATCGAACATCGCGACGCCTACAAGTCGATCTACGAGGCGCTCGATCACGCCGGAATCGCTCACTCCACGCGAGTGGTCGTGAAGCGGATCGAAGCGGAAGATCTCGAACGCCAGGACCCGGCGACGGCGCTGGCAGGAGTGGACGGCATTCTGGTGCCGGGCGGTTTCGGCATGCGCGGCGTCGAAGGGAAGATCCGGGCCTGCCAGTTCGCCCGGACCCAGAAGATTCCGTACTTCGGGATCTGTCTGGGGATGCAGATCGCCGTCATCGAAGTCGCCCGCAACCTGCTCGGGCTGCCGGACGCCAACAGCACGGAGTTCGCGGCCGATACCGGCAACCCGGTGATCTGCCTGCTGGAAGAGCAAAAGTCGGTGACCACCAAGGGGGGGACGATGCGGCTGGGCGCCCAGCCCTGCGTGCTCGCCGAAGGGTCGCTCGCGGCCCGCTGCTACGGCGTGCCCGAAGTCTCCGAGCGGCACCGGCACCGCTACGAATTCAATCCCGATTACCGCGACCAGTTCACCAATGCCGGGCTAGCTCAAAGCGGTAAAAGCCCGGACGGGAAGCTTGTGGAAGTCGTCGAGATCCCGGCTCACCCGTGGTTCGTCGCCGTGCAGTTCCATCCCGAGTTCAAGTCGAAGCCGATGCAGGCCCACCCGCTGTTCCACGGCTTCATCGGTGCGGCGCTGGCCCGGCATCAGGAGCGGGCTTCGAACGCGACGTGAGGAAATGCTCCGGAAGAGGAGGATTTGCCGCGGAGGTCGCGGAGAAGAAATCAGGAGAGTGAAAAGTGAGTATTGAGTAGTGATGAGTGTAAAGTGACGGAGAACGTGATCCGCTGCCGGGTGGCGACTCCTTCATTTTGCACGACTCATTCATCACTACTCACTTTTCACTTTCCGGATCTTCTCGGTCTCCGCGTCCTCCGCGCCTCCGCGGTAAAACTTCTTCCTGATTCGAAGCGCAAGCCAGCTTCGCCGGCGGCTATTTGCCGATGCAGAATTTGCTGAAGATGCGGCCCAGCAGATCGTCGGAGTAGACGACGCCGAGGATCTGGCCGAGTCCGTCGAGAGCGTCGCGGAGCTCGACGGCGAGCAGTTCGTCGCCGGCGGTCGGCTGGCTCGCGACATCCTCGGCGCGCGCGAGGGCGGCGGCGGTAGCGGAGAGCGTTTCGCGACAGCGGGCGGCGGTCATCCCGAGCCACTGCGGGCCGCGGGCGGCTGAGGAAGTCAGCTTCTGCGTCATCTTCGCCGCGAGCTCGGCAAGCCCGGCTTCGTTGTGGATGCTGACCGGAAGCGCCTCGGGAACTCCGGGCGGGGACTTTGCCAGATCGGCCTTGGTGAGGAGGCGAATCGCCGGGATCGACCCATCCGCCAGAGCCAGCCAGAGCTGTTCTTCGGCGTCGCGCTGGTCGTTGTCGAGGTCGGCGGCCGTGCACCAGAGGAGCAGGTCGGCCCGATTGGTCTGGTCGGCCCGCTGCCATTGCGCCGCTGCGGCGATCCCTTCAAGCGTCGCTTCCCAGCCGGCGGTATCGATCAGGTCGAAGTCGAGCCCCTGCCACGACACCGGGCGGATGAGGAAGTCGCGCGTCGTCCCCTCCACCGCCGAGACGATCGCGGCGTCCGTCCCGCAGAGGTGATTGAAGAGCGTGCTCTTGCCGGCGTTAGGGAGTCCGGCGAGGACGATCCGCGGTCGCCAGCGGGATTGCAGGCGGTCGGCCGCCTGTTCGCACAGGGACTCGACGACATGGCGGGCGACCGCCACGCGGGCGGTCAGTTCGGCCCGGCTGACGAATTCAATGTCCTCTTCAATGAAATCCAGGCCGGCTTCGAGATCGGCGAGCAGCTCGATGAGATCGTGCCGGAGTTTTCCGAGCTGGCCTGAGAGTCCTCCGCCGAGCTGGGAGAGGGCGGTCTGGAGCTCGCGGTGATCGTGGGCGTCGATCACGCCGAGGACCGCCTCGGCCTGTAGGAGATCCATGCGTCCCGCCAGGAATGCGCGGAGCGTGAATTCGCCCGGGCGGGCGCCGCGGACGCCGGTCGAGCTCTGCAGCAGATCCCCGAGAACCGCTTCAAGGAGGGGCGTCGAGCCCGGCAGATGCAGCTCCGCCAGCGGCTCGCCGGTGTAGCTCCGTTTCGTGGGCCACCAGTAAACGCGTCCGGGGATCGGCGTACGAATCGACGGGGCATGAATGTCGAGCGGCGCGCTCTCCGCCCGCCGGGCGCTGGCGAGCGGGGAGGCGGCAAAATCGGGGCTGAGCATCCGCAACGCGGCGGCGGTCCCAGCCCCGCTGATGCGGAGAATACCGCGGGCCGCGCCTCCCGGAGCGGAGGCGAGAGCAGCGATCGTATCGTCGAGGTGGAGGTCCATGCGGCGTAGGGTCGGGAATCGCGTCGCGGCCGTCAAGGAATCGGAAAGTGCCCAGGCAAAGAATGGCCGGGCCCGCCCGGCCATTCTTCCTCCGGCGATTCGCTCGAAATGTCAAATGTCGAAGGTGGCGTCACTTGTAGGGCGGGCTGTGCCCACCATTCCCTTGCGAAGATCATGGAATCGGTGGGCACAGCCCACCCTGCGGCCTTACCCGACCAGCTCCGGCGGAGCCTTGGCGATTCCTTCAACCCCGATCAATCGCTGGTCGAGGCCCTGCCAGGGGTACGTCAGCTTCCAGGGGTCGAGGCCGAGCTGGCCGAGGATGACCGCCTGCAGGTCGCGGACGGTCATCGGGTTCTCGGTGATGTAGTAGCCGATGTCGTCCGTCTGACCATAAGTCTGTCCGCCACGGACTCCTCCCCCCGCCATCAACATGGTGAAGGCATACGGGTGATGGTCCCGGCCGACGAACGGTTGTTTGGGGGAGTTCTGTGCCATCGGCGTCCGGCCGAATTCGCCCCCCCAGACGATGAGGGTTTCATCGAGCAGCCCGCGCTGCTTGAGATCCTTGATCAATCCCGTCAGCGCGCGGTCGATCTGCTGAATCTTGATCGGCAGCGTATTGGTGATGTCTTCGCCGGGGCTGACGCCGTGGTGGTCCCAGCCCCAGTCGTAGAGCTGCACAAAGCGGACGCCCGCTTCGACGAGTCGACGAGCCAGCAGGCAATTGTTCGCGAAGGCGGCATCGCCCCCCTTGTAGGCGACGCGCGGATCGGCCGCCGCATCCGACTCCGGAACAAAGCCCGGCACCGCGCCATACAAATCGAGAATATGCTGCGGTTCGCGCGAGATATCCATCACCTCCGGGACCGCCATCTGCATGCGAAATGCCAGCTCGTATTGCGCGATCCGGGTGACGGTTTCGGCGTCGCCGAAAGACTCCGCCTGAAACTGATTCAATTGGGCCAGGGCGTCGAGCGTTTCCCGCCGGCCAGCTCGATCGAGCCCCGCCGGGTTCGAAAGAAATAGCACGGGATCGCCCGGCGAGCGACACTGGACCCCCTGGTAAACCGACGGCAGAAAGCCGCTCCCCCAGACGCTCTTCCCGGCGTCGGGAGTCTTGCCGCCGCTGGTCAGGACCACGAAACCGGGGAGGTTCTCGTTCTCGGAACCGAGTCCGTACGTCGACCAGGCGCCCATCGAGGCGCCTCCCAGCAGCGACGTCCCCGTATGAAGCAGGAGCTGAGCCGGAGCGTGATTGAACTGCTCGGTATTGAGTGACTTCACCACGGCGACGTCGTCGATGACTTCCGGCAGATGCTTCCACAACTCGCTTAGCTCGATCCCCGCCTGCCCGTGCTTCTGAAACGAGAAGGGCGAAGCCAGCATGTTCGGCACGCCGCGGATGAAGGCGAAGCGTTTGCCCTCCAGGTATTCCTTCGGGCAGGGCTGGCCGTCGTACTTCTTCAGGGCGGGCTTGTGGTCGAACAGATCGAGCTGACTCGGGCTGCCGGCCATGTGCAGGTAGATCACATGCTTGGCCCGCGCCGGCAGCGGCGGCTGTCGCGGCCGCAGCGGATTCGCATCGTCTGCCGCAGCCGCCGGCCTCTCGCCGGCCAGCAGCGACCCCAGGGCCATCGCGCCGAGACCGACGCCGCAGTTCTGGAAGAAATGCCGGCGGGTGGCGGCACGCGCAATTTCGTGAGACAGCGGCAGCATGGCGGCAGTGATCCGAAATGGATGAGGTTGCTTGAGGACTTAGTCGCATGCGAGTGGCCGGGGCAGGAGCGTCTTCGCGATGCCCCGGTCTTTCGGCCTCTGGCATCAAGACCGGGGCTTCCCTTCGGTCCAGCCCCGGCCACCCGTTATCGAACGTGAAACGCCATTCCCTGAAACAGGAACCGAACTAACTTCGCGTCAGAAACTCGTCGAGATTCAGAATCACGTTGCAGACCGCCGTCAGGGCGGCCAGTTCGGCGACGTCCGCACCCGCCGGAGCTGGGCCGAGCGGATCGGTGGCGAACTTTCCGGCTTCCTCCGGAGCGGTTCGATAGTGCTGCAGCCGTTTCTGGTACAGCTCCGCCAGCACCCGCATCTCGCGGGGCTGAGCCGGGCGGAGCAGCGTCCGCTCCAGGGCGAACGCGACGCGGGTTTCGAGAGTCTCGCCCCCCTCGGCGATCATCCGGCGCGCCAGGTGCTGCGCCGCTTCGATGTAGACCTGATCGTTCAGCGTCACCAGCGCCTGCAGCGGCGTATTCGTGCTGATCCGTCGCACCGTGCAGAGCTCGCGGCTGGGGGCGTCGAACGTGGTCATCGCGGGATAGGGAGACGTCCGCTTGATAAAGGTGTAAAGCCCGCGGCGGTGGCGGTCTTCGCCGGGGCTGGTTTCCCACTTGTCGGTGCTGTAGGTCGATTTCCAGATGCCCTCGGGCTGGTAAGGCATGACCGAGGGGCCGAGGCGTTTGGAGCTTAGCAGGCCCGTCGCCGCCAGCGTCGTATCGCGGATCATTTCAGCCTCCAGCCGGAACCGCGGGCCGCGGGCCAGCAGGTGGTTGAAGCGGTCCCGCTCGCGAAGCTCCGCCGAGACTGTCGACGACTGCTGATACGTTCTCGACATCACAATCGTCTTGCAGAGCTTCTTGAACGACCAGCCGCGGTCCATGAAATCGACTGCCAACCAGTCGAGCAGCTCCGGATGCGAAGGGGGGAGCCCCTGTGAACCGAAGTCTTCCTGAGTCTCCACCAGCCCGGTCCCGAAAAGTTGCGCCCAGACGCGGTTGACGGCGACGCGGGCAGTCAACGGGTTCTGCCGGTCCGTGAGCCATTGCGCCAGACCGAGCCGGTTGAGCGGCGCTTCCGCGGGCCAGGGATGAAATGCGCCGGGAACGGCGGCCTGGACGACGTCGCCGGGGTCGAGGAAATTGCCGCGGTTGTGGAGGTGCGTCGTGCGGCGTCGGTCCTCCGGCAGTTCTTTCATGACCGGCGTCTGCGGGACGGGAATCGCCTCCAGTTGCTGTTTGGCGTCGGCAATCTGCTTCCGCTGGTCGGCGGTGATTGGCGAAATCCCGGCGTAGTAGCTGAGCAGCTCCCGGACCTGCCCCGCCGAACGCTCGCCGACGGGGAGACGGACGATCGTGCGAATCGTTTCCGGGACATCGTCGTTCAGCCCCGGAGCGGGGTCTGACGTCGTCCCGAGTCGGAAGCGGCCGATGCTGAAACCGGGATAGCTGAATTCGAACTTGTGGTCGAGCCGGATGACGAGTCGACTGCCGGCCGGGACGGGGACTCTCGACTCCAGTCGAAAGACCGCTCGATGCGCCTGCGTCTGCTGCGGCGAGACCGCCCATCCGTGCTTCTTCGGATCGGGATTCTTCAGCACGTGCTCCACCGGGTAATTCTGCTGTGCAAAGTCCGCCTCGGCGCCGGCGAATTTCAGCTCCGAGGCGGTTCCATCCGCGTGATGGAGCGTGGCCGACAGACCGGACAGCACGAAGTTGCCGTCGTTTCGGGAGCGGCCGACGCCGCCGCGAGGCAGCGCAGGATGGGGCCGGACTTCGAGGCGGAGGGCCGTCAGTTCCTGCGGCTGCGGCTCCGCGGTGAGCGTATACGATTCCGTGGCGGGTCCCTCGCCCGCCGCCAGCAGCGAGCCATCGTCCTGCCGGACCAGCTTCACGCCGCTGGCCGCCTGTGTCTCGATGAAGTCGAGGGTCGACCAGCCCGCGCGCCGCCGGACTTCCTCTTCCCACGCCGCTGCAGCGGCTTTCAATTCCTCAGTCGGAGACTGAAATTGCCGCGTCAGCTCGGCAATTCGGACTTTCAATTCGGACTGTTTCTGCTGTTGTTCGACCGTCGGCGTCGGCAAGAGGGGACGGTCGTCGTATTCGTCGTTGTCTTCCGTCTGATTGAGAAAAGCGTAGGCCTGGTAATACTCGCGCTGGGCGATCGGGTCGTACTTGTGGCTGTGACACTTGGCGCAGCCGATCGTCAGCCCCATCCAGACCTGAAAGGTCGTATCCAGCCGGTCCTTCACCGCGGCGACCCGGAACTCTTCGTTGTCGGTTCCCCCTTCGTCGTTGCAGAGCGTGTTGCGATGAAACGCCGTCGCCAGCCGCTGCTCCAGCATTGCATCGGGGAGCAGGTCGCCGGCGATCTGCTCGCGGGTGAACTGGTCGTAAGGCATGTCGGCATTGAAGGCTTCGATGACCCAGTCCCGGTAGCGCCAGATCGTCCGCGTACGGTCCTTTTCGTAGCCCTTGGTATCGGCGTAGCGGGCCAGATCCAGCCAGACGCGCGCCCAGCGCTCGCCGTAGGCCGGGGACTCCAGCAATTCGTCAACCAGCCGCTCGTAGGCGTCCGGGGACTCGTCGGACACAAACGCCCGGACCCGTTCGAGCGACGGCGGCAGACCCGTCAGGTCGAGCGCCACCCGCCGCGCCAGCAGGTGTCTTTCGGCAGCGGGCGAGGGGGAAAGTCCTTCGGCTTCCAGGCGGGCCAGGACGAAGCGATCGATTTCCCCGGCGGGCCACTCCGCCTGTCGAACGACAGGAGGGACGGCTTTGACCGGAGCGACGAACGACCAGTGCTCCTGCCACTTCGCGCCTTCAGCCACCCAGCGCTCCAGAACCCGCTGCTGCTCCGGCGACAGCGACTTATCGGCCGATGCCGGCGGCATGCGGACGTCATCGGCGGTGCTGAGAATCCGGCGGACCAGCTCGCTGGATTCGGGATGTCCGGGAGCGACGATCGATCGGTCGTCGATGCGCGCCAGGAGGCCGTCGCGCCGGTCCAGCCGCAGATTCGCCTCGCGGGCGTGCTCGTCGGGACCGTGGCAGGCGAAGCAGTAGCGGGCAAGGATCGGTTTGACGTCGCGCAGGTAGTCGATGGCGTTCGCCGGTTCCGCGGCGAACGCGGGCGGCAGTCCGGCGACGAGAAGGAGAAGAAGCGGAAGTCGACGACAGAGCAGGGCCGGAACTTTCATGAACGCCGTCGACTCCGAACAGAAAAGTGCTGACAGACCTCCCGGACGACGATTAGTCTACCCGGAGAGCGCTCGGAGACGGTATCCTGTTTTTCGGGAGAGATTCCCGAAACTTCCGCGTCGACGGAGATGGGACTTCGTGCCTGCTGACGCCAAACGACGGGTCGCCGTGCTGATCGAATCGTCGCGAGCCTACGGTCGCGCGCTGATCGAGGGGATCGGACGCTATGCGCGGCAGCAGGCGCAGTGGACGATCGACTTCGAGCCGCGGGGGCTGGAAGAGGGGCCGCCCCGCTGGCTGAGGAAATGGCGCGGCGACGGGATTCTCGTCCGGGTCGATCATCCCGCGATGGCGAAGGCGGTCATGGCGCTCGGGGTGCCGGTCATCGACCTGCGCGGCAACCTGTCGGTGGACGGCCTGCCGCTGATCATTGTCGACAACACGGCCATCGGGCGGCTGGCGTACGAGCACCTCGCCGATCAGGGGCTGAAGGAGTTCGCGTTCTGCGGCGTGCCGTCGGCGCTGAAGCTGTTCAGCGCCGAACGGGGCGAAGCGTTCCTGGCCGTCGCGGAGTCGCACGGTCGTCCCTGCCGGATCTTTGAGCCGCGGCCGCGCACGACCGATCGGGAGCAGGACCATGCTCAACTGGCGGCGTGGCTGGCGGAACTGCCGAAGCCGGTCGGCATTCTGGCGTGTTTCGACGATCGGGCCTTCGAGCTGCTGGAGCTCTGCCGGAAGCTGCAGCTCCGCGTCCCCGAAGACGTGGCGGTGGTCGGCGTCGACAACGATCCGGTCCTGTGCCAGATGGCCGATCCGCCGTTGAGCAGCATCGACCCGGACGGAAATCGCGTCGGGTACGAAGCGGCGTTGCGGCTGGATCGCTGGATGCAGGGGGATCCTCCGCCGCAGGAACGCCTGGTCATTCCGCCGCGGGGTCTGATTCCGCGGCGGTCGTCGGATGCGCTGGCGATCGACGAGCCCGATATCGCCGAAGCGATTCGCTATGTCCGAGCCCACGCCTGCGAGGGGATGCTGGTCGAGGAGATTCTGCAGCACCTGCCGATCTCCCGCAGCATGCTGGAGCGGTCCTTCAAAAAGTATCTGGGCCGGACGCCGAAGGCGGAGATTCTGCGGCTGCAGATTCTGCGTGCACGGGAATTGCTGGCCGACCGGTCGCTGTCGTTGCGGGACATCGCCCGGCTGACCGGCTTTCGGTCGGAGAAGTATTTCAACGATGCCTTTCACCGCCAGACCGGCGAACGGCCGGGGGCGTTCCGCCGCGGATTGCGCTGACGCAGGGCAGGCCACCAGCCAGCCGGATTGTGGCCTGGCGAACGCGTGCGCCGATTTGCAGGTCTGCGCCTCGGGTGGCCGGCGGCTGGAGCGTCTTCGCGAAGCCCCGGTCTGAAGCCTGCTTTCTCTTTCTTTCCGGCAGTTCGAATTCAAAAGACGGCCGGGCGCGCCCGGCCCTACCGCACCGCCCGTTTCGCGAGCTCCACCGCCTCAGCACACAGGCTCCGGGCCAGCGTCCCGTCGGGGGCTTCGGCGATGACGCGGATGATCGGCTCGGTGTTGCTCGCGCGGACCTGCACCCACCGATCGGGCCAGTCGAGCCGCAGGCCGTCGCCTTCGGAAACCGTCGCGTCGGCATAGGCCTGTTTGAGGGCCGCGCAGGCCGCTGCGACCCGTTCGCGGGGGCAGTGGAGCTTATCCTTGATGATCGTGTACTGCGGAAGTTCGTCGACCCAGTCGGAGAGCGCCGTCCGCCGGCCGGCGAGTCCGTCGAGGACGTAGGCCATCGAGACGAAGCTGTCGCGGACGAAGCCGACCTGCGGCTCGATGACGCCGCCGTTCCCTTCTCCGCCGATCACGGCGGCGACCTCGCGCATCTTGCTGACGACGTTGGCTTCGCCGACGTGGGAGCGGTGAAATGCGCAGCCGTATTTGGCGGCAAGATCCGCGGTCACGCGGCTCGTGGAGCCGTTGACGACGACGGGGCCGGGCGTGCGGGCGAGGATCAGGTCGACGCAGAGCGCCAGCGTCAGCTCCTCGCCGATGTAGCGACCGGTATTGTCGACGATCGCCAGCCGGTCGGCGTCCGGGTCTTGGGCGAAGCCGACGTCGGCGCCGTTGTGGCGGACGGCGTCCATCAGCGTCGAGAGATTGTCCGCCAAGGGCTCGGCGGGATGGGCGAATTGACCGTCGGGGCTCCCTCCCATGACGACGACGTCGCAGCCGAGCGTTTCCAGCAGCCGCGGACCGAAGACGGCGCCCGAGCCGTGATTGCAGTCCAGGACGACTTTGAACCGCCGTTGGCGGATGCGTTCGCCGTCCACCAGCCGCAGCACCTTGTCGAGATGAACTGCCGAGGGATGGGGCAACAGCTCGACCGAGCCGAGGCCGTCCCACGGGCGGTAGGACGGGGGCTGTTCGAGTTGAGCGAGGAGCTGCTGCCCCAGCGCCTGGTCGAAGACGCCGCCGAGGGGTGAGAAGGGCTTGAGGCCGTTCCATTCGATGGGATTGTGGCTGGCGGTGAGCTGAAGTCCGCCGGCGGCGCCGAGGTGCTGGACCATCACGCCGCACGTCGGCGTGCTGGCGATGCCCAGGTCCAGCACGCGACAGCCCGTTCCCAGCAGGCCGGCGAGGACGGCGTGCCGCAGCATTTCACCGGTGCCGCGGCCATCGCGCGACAGGATCACCGTCCCTCCTTGATACATCGTTCCCAGGGAGGCGGCGAAATGCGTGACGTATTCGGGATCGAGGCCGTCGCCGACGAGGCCCCGCAGACCGGAGATGCTGAGAATGCGTTGTGACATGATCTGCCCTGTCTGAGTGACGGCGTTCAACGCCAGAAGTTTACCACGAATGACACAAATGGACTCGAATGAAGACGGAGAGAGGGAACCACGGAGGACGCGGAAATCACGGAAGAAAACATTGCAACGAGGAACGACGAGGAGCGGCTCGCGACTTCTCGCCCGTAGTTCGCGGTGAAACAGGGCCGGAGTGAGGACCATCCTCGGAGTTCGCAAGGGGTGGCCGGCGGCTGGAGCGTCTTCGCGAAGCCCCGGCCTGCTTGCTCAGCCCGCTCGCTGAGCCGAATTTCCGGACAAGGTGAGCGACGGGGTCATACTTCCGCAGCTTCGCGTCCCAGCCGCCAGTCTTCGGCGGCACGGTGGCAGGCGATCAGTCGCAGACGGACGACCGTCAGCAGGCCCTCGTCGTCGCGACCGTAACTTTCAATCGTCTCGGCGGAGATCGGCTCCCCGTAGATCACGCGGACCCGGCGTGGCCAGAGCATGAAACTGCCGCGTGGCAGTGCTTCAAATGCGCCGGAGATGCCGATGGGATAGACCGGTTGCTTCGAGCGCCGCATCAAGGCCAGGAAGCCGGGTTTCAGTTCGCCGACGCATCCGTCGGTCGTGCGGGTTCCCTCGGGAAAAATGCCGACCAGGAAGCCCTGCTTCAGTCGCCGGATCGACTCCCTCAGACTGGCGGTGCTGGCGGCTTCGCGATTGATCGGAATTGCATACATGTTGTTCAGCACCCAGCCCAGCACCGGAACTCTGAACAAACTGTCGCGGGCCACGAAGCTGATCGGTCGCCGGAGAGGCAGCCCGACCAGCACGGGATCGAGGAAACTCTGGTGGTTGACGACCATCAGCCCGCCGCCGGACGGGGGAATATTTTCCATCCCGCGGGCGCGATACCCCAGCCAGAAGCACAACACGTTCTGCAGAATGACCTGCAGCGTCCGCCAGAGGAGATTCCGCTCCAGCGGGTCGGGCAGGTCATCCGGTTCGTCGGAGTTGTCGCGGGTCATGTCGCCTCCGGCGTCCGGCGGATGACGCGATGAAAGTGGAGCTCGACATCACGGTCGATCACCCGGCGGACTCCTTCGACCAGGCAGTTGGGTTCGTTGTCAGTCTCGCCGCGGCGTTTGATGACTTCCAGCGGAGTTCCCGGCAGCACGGTGAACGTGCTCTGGTGAATGATCTGATTGCCGGCGTCCAGCTCCGGAATAATAAAGTGAGCCGTCGCGCCGTAAGTCAGCATCCGATGCTCGAAGGCGTCTTCGTACGGGCGGAAACCGGGGAACGGAGGGAGCAGCCCGTGATGCAGATTGATGATCCGGCCCGCGAACCGCCAGCAGGTGCCGGCGGGAAGGACGCGCATGTAGCGGGCGAGGATGATGTAATCGACTTCGTACTCGTCGAAGAGCTGGATCATCAGTTCGTTGTCGGGTTCGCCCCGTTCGTCGCCGACGTTGTGCCAGGGGACGCCGAACTGCTCGGCGACTCCCCGGCAGGAGTTACGATTGCCGATCATCACGGCGGGGGTCGCCCGCATGCGACCGTCGCGGATTGAACGGAGCAGCGCCAGAGACGTTTCCGGGCGAAAGGTTGTGCAGATCGCCAGGCGCGGCGGCGTGGTCCGTTCGTCGCGGGACCAGGTGCGGATCGAAAGGTTCTTCTCCAGACCGATGGCGAGCATCGCGTCGCGCAGCGTATCGACGGAGGAAACTTCCTCGGGCCAGTCGATCCGCAGAAACATGGAAAACAGCTTCGAATCGTGATCGAACATCTGGATTTCGAAGATGTTCGCCCCGGCGGTCGCCACGTAGTGGACGATCGGATCGGCCAGTCCTCGATTGTCGGGACCGACGGCGGTGATGACGACCTGCATGGTCGGACGGCTTTCGGAGAA harbors:
- a CDS encoding formyltetrahydrofolate deformylase, which produces MQVVITAVGPDNRGLADPIVHYVATAGANIFEIQMFDHDSKLFSMFLRIDWPEEVSSVDTLRDAMLAIGLEKNLSIRTWSRDERTTPPRLAICTTFRPETSLALLRSIRDGRMRATPAVMIGNRNSCRGVAEQFGVPWHNVGDERGEPDNELMIQLFDEYEVDYIILARYMRVLPAGTCWRFAGRIINLHHGLLPPFPGFRPYEDAFEHRMLTYGATAHFIIPELDAGNQIIHQSTFTVLPGTPLEVIKRRGETDNEPNCLVEGVRRVIDRDVELHFHRVIRRTPEAT
- a CDS encoding lysophospholipid acyltransferase family protein; the protein is MTRDNSDEPDDLPDPLERNLLWRTLQVILQNVLCFWLGYRARGMENIPPSGGGLMVVNHQSFLDPVLVGLPLRRPISFVARDSLFRVPVLGWVLNNMYAIPINREAASTASLRESIRRLKQGFLVGIFPEGTRTTDGCVGELKPGFLALMRRSKQPVYPIGISGAFEALPRGSFMLWPRRVRVIYGEPISAETIESYGRDDEGLLTVVRLRLIACHRAAEDWRLGREAAEV